One region of Paucibacter aquatile genomic DNA includes:
- a CDS encoding serine O-acetyltransferase: MIRIFRVAHLLAEYGVPVIPRFLYILNRVLFSIALPPSVSVGRNVLFGYSGLGIVVHARVVIGNNVKISQNVTLGGRSGYLEVPIIEDDVDIGAGACVLGPVRIGRGAKIGANAVVLKDVPAGAIAVGVPARILTSGQGD, from the coding sequence ATGATTCGTATTTTTAGGGTCGCGCATCTGCTTGCGGAATATGGTGTGCCTGTGATCCCTCGCTTCCTCTATATTTTGAATAGAGTGCTTTTTTCCATTGCCCTGCCACCCAGCGTTTCCGTTGGTCGAAATGTTTTATTTGGTTACAGCGGATTGGGCATCGTGGTGCATGCTCGGGTCGTCATTGGCAACAACGTCAAGATTTCTCAGAACGTAACCCTGGGTGGACGATCCGGATATCTCGAAGTTCCCATCATTGAGGATGACGTCGATATTGGCGCGGGTGCTTGTGTGCTCGGTCCGGTACGGATTGGACGCGGCGCCAAAATCGGAGCCAATGCTGTGGTGTTGAAGGATGTGCCTGCGGGCGCTATTGCGGTCGGCGTGCCGGCGCGAATTTTGACCAGTGGTCAGGGTGATTGA